One region of Syntrophobacter fumaroxidans MPOB genomic DNA includes:
- a CDS encoding PocR ligand-binding domain-containing protein, which yields MTERPFGSKADALPAADGDIERPELADILDVQEVQALVDDFYELTRFPVSIVDRKGKVLVGVGWKDICVRYHRAHPEACMHCTESDLELSQGVSPGDFRLYKCKNNMWDVATPIIAGGRRLGNVISGQFFFEDEPPDREVFRSQARHYGFDEEAYLAAVDDVPRFEKDFVRKGMAFLVKLARMLSQLSYSNMRLARLLTERAALTESVRESEERLNLALAASRIGAWEWDARTDTVYWSPESRAILALEGKGGALESFRKVIHPEDVVRVMAMAERALAERTPFVEEFRVIHPAGGIRWVSNRGRAEYDRAGKPLRMVGTIQDITERKRAEEEQIRVEARLRQAQKMEALGTLAGGIAHDFNNILGIIIGYSEMAHWNAEEGSPIREDLQHVFKATTRARELVRQILAFSRRGEQEKKPVQIGLIVKEAMLMLRASLPSTIDMKMDIASKSVVLADPTQVHQVLMNLCANAAHAMRENGGVLQVSLTDVSIGPDSVHVPSDLRPGPHVQLTVMDTGPGILPSALDRIFDPFFTTKELGVGTGLGLSVVHGIVRSHGGTVSADSIPGEGAAFRVLLPAMESVPGQDAVAVASPPHGRERVLIVDDEPELAIVTKRMLEFLGYEVEYRTNGIEALEAFRHRSKENPFDLVVTDLTMPHLTGEDLARELLRLQPDLPVILCTGFSERMDARRAQQLGIRGFIMKPVVAGELAGTIRRILDQRTQ from the coding sequence GTGACCGAACGGCCTTTCGGTTCCAAAGCCGATGCTCTTCCTGCCGCCGATGGGGATATCGAACGGCCGGAGCTTGCCGACATCCTGGATGTCCAGGAGGTCCAGGCGCTCGTGGATGATTTCTACGAGCTGACACGCTTTCCCGTGAGCATTGTGGACCGCAAGGGCAAGGTCCTGGTCGGCGTCGGATGGAAAGACATCTGCGTGCGGTACCACCGGGCCCATCCCGAGGCGTGCATGCATTGCACGGAAAGCGACCTGGAGCTCTCGCAAGGCGTTTCACCGGGGGATTTCAGGCTCTACAAGTGCAAGAACAACATGTGGGACGTTGCGACGCCCATCATTGCGGGCGGCCGACGTCTGGGGAATGTCATCTCCGGGCAGTTCTTTTTCGAAGACGAACCGCCGGACCGCGAGGTCTTCCGATCGCAGGCCAGGCACTACGGGTTTGATGAAGAAGCTTACCTCGCCGCGGTTGACGATGTCCCGCGTTTCGAAAAGGACTTCGTGAGAAAGGGCATGGCGTTCCTGGTCAAGCTCGCCCGGATGCTGTCCCAGTTGAGCTACAGCAACATGCGGCTGGCCCGGTTGTTGACGGAACGCGCCGCGCTGACGGAATCGGTGCGCGAGAGCGAAGAGCGGCTCAATCTTGCTCTGGCCGCATCGCGCATCGGCGCCTGGGAATGGGATGCACGAACCGACACCGTGTACTGGTCGCCGGAGAGTCGAGCCATACTGGCCCTGGAAGGGAAAGGGGGGGCTCTTGAATCCTTCAGGAAGGTCATCCATCCGGAGGACGTTGTCCGCGTCATGGCAATGGCCGAACGCGCACTGGCGGAAAGAACGCCTTTCGTGGAGGAATTTCGGGTCATCCACCCCGCAGGCGGGATCCGCTGGGTATCCAACCGCGGACGGGCCGAATATGACAGAGCGGGGAAGCCGTTGCGGATGGTGGGCACAATCCAGGACATCACTGAGCGCAAGCGTGCGGAAGAAGAGCAGATCCGCGTCGAGGCGCGACTGAGGCAGGCTCAGAAGATGGAAGCCCTGGGCACCCTGGCGGGGGGGATCGCCCACGATTTCAACAATATTCTCGGAATCATCATCGGCTATTCGGAAATGGCCCATTGGAACGCGGAAGAAGGAAGTCCGATCCGTGAAGACCTGCAGCACGTTTTCAAGGCGACCACCCGGGCACGGGAACTGGTGCGGCAGATTCTGGCCTTCAGCCGCCGCGGCGAACAGGAGAAAAAACCCGTTCAGATCGGGTTGATCGTGAAGGAGGCGATGCTGATGCTCCGCGCCTCGCTTCCATCGACCATCGACATGAAGATGGACATCGCTTCCAAATCGGTGGTGCTGGCCGATCCGACACAGGTTCACCAGGTGCTGATGAACCTGTGCGCCAATGCCGCCCACGCCATGCGCGAAAACGGCGGCGTTCTGCAGGTGAGCCTCACCGATGTCTCCATCGGGCCGGATTCGGTCCATGTTCCATCGGACCTCCGACCCGGGCCTCACGTGCAGCTCACCGTGATGGACACCGGGCCGGGCATTCTTCCATCCGCTCTCGACCGCATATTCGATCCCTTTTTCACGACCAAGGAACTGGGAGTTGGAACGGGACTGGGCCTTTCCGTGGTGCATGGGATCGTCAGAAGCCATGGCGGGACGGTCTCGGCGGACAGCATCCCGGGTGAGGGGGCCGCTTTCCGCGTGTTGCTTCCCGCCATGGAGAGCGTTCCGGGCCAGGATGCCGTGGCGGTTGCGTCCCCACCCCACGGTCGGGAACGGGTCCTCATCGTGGACGATGAACCGGAACTGGCCATAGTTACGAAGCGAATGCTCGAATTTCTCGGATACGAGGTGGAATACCGCACGAACGGCATCGAGGCGCTGGAGGCGTTCCGGCATCGGTCGAAGGAGAACCCTTTCGATCTTGTGGTCACGGACCTGACCATGCCTCATCTGACCGGAGAGGACTTGGCACGGGAGCTTCTGCGCCTCCAGCCGGATCTTCCCGTCATCTTGTGCACGGGTTTCAGTGAACGGATGGACGCCCGGAGAGCTCAACAGCTCGGGATTCGGGGCTTCATCATGAAACCCGTGGTTGCCGGCGAGCTTGCCGGAACGATCAGGCGAATCCTGGACCAGCGGACGCAGTGA
- a CDS encoding cupin domain-containing protein, whose translation MKIVHYSEVEEKVFGSPAKGASGRVVIGKADGADNFCMRVIELAPGGYTPRHSHPWEHEQFVHAGRGTILMDNRWFEFGPGSVVFVPANEEHQLKNTGEEPLVVVCLVPPFAPEI comes from the coding sequence ATGAAAATCGTCCACTACTCGGAGGTTGAAGAAAAGGTGTTCGGCAGTCCGGCGAAGGGTGCGAGCGGACGGGTGGTTATCGGCAAGGCGGACGGCGCGGACAATTTCTGCATGCGCGTGATAGAGCTGGCCCCCGGCGGATACACTCCACGTCACTCCCATCCCTGGGAGCATGAACAGTTCGTGCACGCAGGGCGGGGGACCATCCTGATGGACAACCGGTGGTTTGAGTTCGGCCCGGGGAGTGTCGTTTTCGTCCCCGCCAACGAGGAGCACCAGTTGAAGAACACGGGGGAGGAACCTCTGGTCGTTGTCTGCCTGGTTCCACCTTTTGCCCCGGAGATCTGA
- a CDS encoding FAD-dependent oxidoreductase, whose translation MASGKRILIVGGVAGGASCAARARRLSEEAEIIMFEKGPFVSFANCGLPFHIGDVIEKEEALMVASPQLFKERFNVDVRVNSEVVSIDRRNSEIAVKDLSSGETYTEKYDALVLSPGAAPVRLPIPGIDLPGVFTLRNIPDTRRIREWVSANGSNRALVVGGGFIGLEMTENLVKRGLTVTIVEAQSHVMPALDPEMVSPVHSELKRCGVSLRLGESVTGFQSMPDGSIRAGLASGGEEQADIVIVCVGVRPETKLAREAGLEIGELGGIRVDSRMRTSDPAIWAVGDAVEVRDFITGGWTLIPLAGPANRQGRVAADVILGRDREFRGVQGTAVCGVFDVTVASTGLSEKTLKRLGLWKQDYEKIYLHPGHHALYYPGARTISLKLIFSKKDGRIIGCQAAGKEGVEKRVDVISMAIQSNRTVFDLEEAELCYAPQYGSAKDPVNMAGMIAANVLRGDSSIAQWDEIASAAPFVLDVRDVKEFGKGHVEQAVNIPLDQLRTRMNEVPGDRDVWAYCLVGQRSYYAMRLLSQNGFNVKSISGGYRTFLAAKGGK comes from the coding sequence ATGGCGTCCGGAAAACGTATCCTTATCGTTGGCGGTGTGGCTGGAGGCGCTTCGTGTGCGGCACGGGCGAGAAGACTGTCGGAGGAAGCGGAAATCATCATGTTCGAGAAGGGGCCGTTCGTTTCTTTCGCCAACTGCGGCCTGCCCTTCCACATCGGGGACGTCATCGAGAAGGAGGAGGCGCTCATGGTGGCCTCGCCGCAACTGTTCAAGGAGCGCTTCAACGTCGATGTGCGCGTCAATTCCGAAGTCGTATCGATCGACAGGCGGAACAGCGAAATCGCGGTGAAAGACCTTTCGTCGGGTGAGACCTATACGGAGAAATACGATGCGCTTGTTCTTTCCCCGGGTGCCGCCCCGGTGAGGCTCCCCATCCCCGGGATAGACCTGCCCGGCGTCTTTACGTTGAGGAATATTCCGGATACCAGGCGGATCAGGGAATGGGTCTCGGCGAACGGTTCCAACCGCGCCCTGGTGGTGGGCGGCGGCTTTATCGGGCTCGAAATGACCGAAAATCTGGTCAAGCGCGGATTGACCGTAACCATCGTGGAGGCGCAGTCCCACGTTATGCCTGCGCTGGATCCGGAAATGGTTTCCCCGGTGCACAGCGAGCTGAAACGCTGCGGGGTTTCGCTGCGCCTGGGAGAATCGGTCACCGGATTTCAGTCGATGCCCGACGGGTCCATTCGCGCCGGTCTCGCATCCGGGGGAGAGGAACAGGCCGATATCGTTATTGTCTGTGTTGGCGTGCGGCCTGAAACGAAGCTCGCCCGTGAGGCCGGGCTGGAAATCGGCGAGCTTGGCGGCATACGGGTGGACAGCCGGATGCGCACCAGTGACCCCGCGATCTGGGCGGTGGGAGATGCCGTCGAGGTGCGTGATTTCATCACCGGCGGGTGGACCCTCATCCCGCTTGCCGGGCCCGCAAACCGCCAGGGCCGTGTCGCCGCCGACGTCATCCTGGGCAGGGACCGGGAGTTCAGGGGAGTTCAGGGAACGGCTGTCTGCGGGGTTTTCGATGTAACCGTCGCCTCCACCGGTCTCAGCGAAAAAACGCTGAAACGCCTGGGCCTCTGGAAACAGGATTACGAGAAGATCTACCTGCATCCAGGGCACCATGCGTTGTACTATCCCGGAGCCAGGACAATCAGCCTGAAGCTGATCTTTTCCAAAAAGGACGGGCGGATCATCGGATGCCAGGCGGCCGGGAAGGAAGGGGTGGAGAAGCGGGTCGACGTCATATCCATGGCGATCCAGTCAAACCGGACGGTTTTCGATCTGGAGGAAGCGGAGCTTTGCTACGCGCCTCAATACGGTTCCGCGAAAGATCCGGTCAATATGGCGGGAATGATTGCCGCCAACGTGCTGCGCGGTGATTCGAGCATCGCCCAGTGGGATGAGATCGCCTCGGCGGCCCCCTTTGTTCTCGACGTCCGGGATGTCAAGGAATTTGGCAAGGGCCATGTCGAGCAGGCGGTTAACATCCCGTTGGACCAGCTTCGGACAAGGATGAACGAGGTGCCCGGGGACCGCGATGTCTGGGCATACTGCCTGGTGGGGCAGAGGTCCTACTATGCGATGAGGCTGTTGTCCCAGAACGGGTTCAACGTCAAGAGCATTTCCGGGGGGTACCGGACCTTCCTGGCCGCAAAGGGGGGCAAATAG
- a CDS encoding MBL fold metallo-hydrolase RNA specificity domain-containing protein has protein sequence MHITCLGASGCVTGSSFLLDNGSKYLIDCGLFQGGKQMEALNRKPWPFNPADVSALFLTHAHIDHCGRIPKLVKDGFRGRIYTTLPTAELCKILLLDSAHIQEMEAEWQTRKGRRVGEQDVEPLYTVEDATACFPLFSVVDQNEPITVNDDLKVCYRNAAHILGASMLEVWNGGQPQPYKVVFSGDIGYRRQLIVRDPEPIADADMLFVESTYGNRNHKSFDESRKELLEAIQFSYRHREKVIIPAFAVERTQELLYVIGDFFRKKLIPSMPLYVDSPLAIAATDIFRRMKDFYDIETRAILDSGNDPFDFPELVLSRSSQESMAINQAAGPAIVIAGNGMCTAGRIKHHLKHNLWRAGSSVVIVGFQAEGTLGRRLVEGAESVKVLGEKVVVKSKVHTIGGFSAHADQRSLLEWLGHFRNPAMRVVVIHGEESTSTEFAEIVNKRFGFPVHVPAIGDVITQEAIESPAIREKLMEVAAGPPLAGIIQTAEQIKSLLGEAPERLPHTTLQHLALDLTDAENRLREILQELQKEKR, from the coding sequence ATGCACATCACCTGTCTCGGCGCCTCCGGCTGCGTCACCGGCTCCTCCTTTCTCCTCGACAACGGCAGCAAGTACCTGATCGACTGCGGCCTGTTCCAGGGCGGCAAACAGATGGAGGCCTTGAATCGGAAGCCCTGGCCGTTCAACCCCGCCGATGTTTCGGCGCTTTTTCTCACGCACGCTCACATCGATCACTGCGGACGCATCCCGAAGCTGGTGAAGGACGGTTTTCGCGGCCGAATCTACACAACGCTCCCCACCGCGGAGCTTTGCAAGATCCTTCTCCTCGATTCGGCGCACATCCAGGAAATGGAAGCCGAATGGCAGACACGCAAGGGGCGCAGAGTCGGCGAACAGGATGTGGAACCGCTCTATACCGTTGAAGACGCAACCGCATGCTTCCCGCTCTTCAGCGTGGTCGACCAGAACGAACCCATTACGGTCAACGACGATCTGAAGGTCTGCTACCGCAATGCGGCCCACATTCTGGGGGCCTCCATGCTGGAAGTGTGGAACGGCGGGCAGCCGCAGCCCTACAAGGTCGTGTTTTCCGGGGATATCGGGTACCGGAGGCAGCTGATCGTGCGCGATCCCGAGCCGATTGCCGACGCGGACATGCTTTTTGTGGAATCGACCTACGGGAACAGGAATCACAAGTCGTTCGACGAGAGCCGGAAGGAGTTGCTCGAGGCCATACAGTTCAGCTATCGCCACCGCGAGAAGGTCATCATTCCCGCCTTTGCGGTGGAGCGCACCCAGGAGTTGCTCTACGTGATCGGGGACTTCTTCCGGAAGAAACTCATCCCCTCGATGCCCCTTTACGTGGACAGTCCGCTGGCCATCGCCGCCACCGACATCTTCCGCCGCATGAAGGACTTCTACGATATCGAAACGCGCGCCATCCTGGACTCGGGCAACGATCCGTTCGATTTCCCGGAACTGGTGCTCTCCCGCTCTTCACAGGAATCCATGGCGATCAACCAGGCTGCGGGACCGGCCATCGTCATAGCCGGGAACGGCATGTGCACCGCCGGCCGCATCAAGCATCACCTGAAGCACAACCTGTGGCGTGCGGGATCGTCGGTGGTTATCGTCGGTTTTCAGGCTGAAGGCACTCTGGGGCGCAGACTCGTGGAAGGCGCCGAATCGGTCAAAGTGCTGGGCGAAAAGGTGGTTGTGAAGTCGAAAGTGCATACCATCGGAGGTTTTTCAGCTCACGCCGATCAGCGTTCTTTGCTGGAGTGGCTCGGTCATTTCAGGAATCCGGCGATGCGGGTTGTCGTCATCCATGGTGAAGAGTCGACCAGCACGGAATTTGCCGAGATCGTAAACAAACGTTTCGGTTTTCCCGTCCACGTGCCTGCCATCGGGGACGTGATCACGCAGGAGGCGATCGAGTCGCCGGCCATACGCGAAAAACTCATGGAAGTGGCCGCCGGGCCGCCGCTCGCCGGGATCATTCAGACGGCCGAACAGATCAAGAGCCTACTTGGAGAGGCTCCCGAGAGGTTGCCTCACACAACCCTGCAACACCTTGCACTTGATTTGACCGATGCCGAGAATCGCCTGCGGGAAATTTTGCAGGAACTCCAGAAGGAGAAAAGGTAG
- a CDS encoding TetR/AcrR family transcriptional regulator: MRSKAADKHQAILDAAVKVFARKGFFQSRVSEIAREAGVADGTIYLYFKNKDDLLISIFAVKMQEIICRFRDAIALENDAASRLRCLVRMHLAGFQSYPELAAVFQVELRQSSRFMREYNKEELRQYLDLIGEILEQGRKEGVFRQDISVGLAKRFVFGTLDELVSTWVLAGMQYDLGSMVDPVLNLLLHGMGRN; the protein is encoded by the coding sequence ATGCGAAGCAAAGCGGCGGACAAACATCAGGCGATCCTGGATGCGGCGGTGAAAGTTTTCGCCCGCAAGGGATTCTTCCAGTCGAGGGTGTCGGAAATCGCCCGGGAGGCCGGTGTGGCCGACGGAACGATCTACCTCTATTTCAAGAACAAAGACGACCTGCTGATTTCCATATTTGCCGTCAAGATGCAGGAAATCATATGCAGGTTCCGTGACGCCATCGCACTCGAAAACGATGCCGCGTCCCGCCTGCGCTGCCTGGTGAGGATGCACCTGGCGGGTTTCCAGTCCTACCCGGAGCTGGCCGCCGTCTTCCAGGTGGAGCTGCGTCAGAGCAGCCGCTTCATGCGCGAATACAATAAGGAAGAGTTGCGGCAGTACCTCGATCTCATCGGAGAAATCCTGGAACAAGGGCGGAAGGAAGGTGTCTTTCGGCAGGATATTTCCGTGGGCCTGGCAAAACGTTTCGTGTTCGGGACGCTGGACGAGCTCGTCTCCACGTGGGTCCTGGCCGGAATGCAATACGACCTGGGCTCCATGGTGGATCCGGTGCTCAACCTTCTGCTCCACGGCATGGGCCGGAACTGA
- a CDS encoding acyl-CoA dehydrogenase, with product MRLLVDDRDQKFVLYEQLRIDELSHFPLFSEFSRDLSDMILEQAEKLAENEFLPVNRTGDLEGCRFEGGMVKVPESFHRAYARYREGGWLSLSDSTDYGGQGMPFVLANACVEYFAAANWALLMYPGLTHGSSRLLEKYGTSELKETYLYKMYAGEWSGTMCLTEPDAGSDVGNLRTRAKRLPDGTYSIRGQKIFISCGMHDLTDNIIHMVLARIEGAPKGVRGISIFAVPRLRVTETGELAENDVVCTGLEHKLGIHGAATCTMNFGENERCVGYLLGKENTGMRIMFEMMNEARLFTGLQGLGHASAAYLHALNYAKERRQGALIQHMKHPETPRVPIIRHPDVRRMLMFMKSSTEGLRALMHLGGYCIDRSRAAEAEEEKELFQGYADLLIPLCKSVGSDLGFRVCETAIQVYGGYGYVTEYPVEQFLRDCKIASIYEGTNGIQALDLVGRKLTYRRGLLVKNALNAIENILSRIRRNFSLRDLVRIYEEAQESTVQVTKFFALKGMTDEFESPLLYAKPYLDLCGDVAIGFLLLWQANIADQRLQEIYRDHNATDQPSRTRVVNENRSAAFYFGKIASARFFINQVLTQAGGRARAIMNNDRSALEIPDDGFALG from the coding sequence ATGAGACTCCTTGTGGACGACAGGGACCAGAAGTTTGTTCTCTACGAACAGCTGCGCATCGACGAACTGAGTCATTTCCCTCTGTTCTCCGAGTTTTCCCGCGACCTCTCCGACATGATTCTGGAACAGGCCGAAAAGCTTGCCGAGAATGAATTCTTGCCCGTCAACCGGACGGGCGACCTCGAAGGATGCAGGTTTGAGGGCGGGATGGTCAAGGTCCCGGAGTCTTTTCACCGTGCTTATGCGCGATACCGCGAGGGCGGGTGGCTGAGTCTTTCGGACTCGACGGACTATGGCGGCCAGGGAATGCCTTTCGTGCTGGCCAATGCCTGCGTCGAGTACTTCGCGGCCGCAAACTGGGCCCTGCTCATGTACCCGGGGTTGACTCACGGTTCCTCGCGTCTGCTGGAGAAGTACGGCACCTCCGAGCTCAAGGAGACTTATCTTTACAAGATGTACGCGGGGGAATGGTCGGGAACGATGTGCCTGACCGAACCCGACGCCGGGAGCGACGTCGGCAATCTTCGCACCCGGGCAAAGAGACTGCCGGACGGCACCTACTCCATCCGCGGTCAAAAAATCTTCATTTCCTGCGGGATGCACGACCTGACGGACAACATCATCCACATGGTGCTCGCCCGGATCGAGGGTGCCCCCAAAGGCGTGCGGGGCATCTCGATATTCGCCGTGCCCAGGCTGCGCGTCACGGAAACGGGCGAACTGGCGGAAAACGACGTGGTTTGCACCGGCCTCGAGCATAAGCTGGGCATTCACGGGGCTGCCACGTGCACGATGAACTTCGGCGAAAACGAGCGCTGCGTCGGGTATCTCCTCGGGAAAGAAAATACGGGCATGCGGATCATGTTCGAGATGATGAACGAGGCGCGTCTTTTCACCGGGCTGCAGGGGCTCGGGCACGCCAGTGCTGCCTACCTGCACGCGCTCAACTATGCGAAGGAAAGACGCCAGGGCGCGCTCATCCAGCACATGAAACACCCCGAAACCCCGAGGGTGCCCATCATCAGGCACCCCGACGTCCGCCGGATGCTGATGTTCATGAAAAGCAGCACGGAGGGGTTGAGAGCACTCATGCACCTGGGCGGGTATTGTATCGACCGGTCTCGAGCCGCGGAGGCGGAGGAGGAAAAAGAGCTTTTCCAAGGTTATGCCGACCTCCTGATCCCGCTCTGCAAATCGGTGGGCAGCGACCTCGGCTTCCGCGTGTGCGAGACCGCCATACAGGTGTACGGCGGCTACGGGTATGTCACCGAATATCCCGTGGAACAGTTCCTCAGGGATTGCAAGATCGCGTCCATCTATGAAGGCACCAACGGGATACAGGCCCTCGATCTCGTGGGGAGGAAGCTCACGTACAGGCGAGGCCTGCTCGTCAAGAACGCACTGAACGCCATCGAAAACATCCTCTCCAGGATTCGGCGCAACTTCAGCCTCCGCGACCTCGTCAGGATATACGAGGAAGCCCAGGAGAGCACCGTTCAGGTGACCAAGTTTTTTGCTCTCAAGGGGATGACGGACGAATTCGAGTCCCCGTTGCTCTATGCCAAGCCTTATCTGGACCTGTGCGGCGACGTCGCCATAGGGTTCCTGCTGCTCTGGCAGGCCAACATCGCGGATCAGCGGCTGCAGGAGATTTACCGGGATCACAATGCGACGGACCAGCCATCCCGGACCAGGGTGGTCAATGAGAACCGCAGTGCGGCATTCTACTTCGGCAAGATCGCATCGGCCCGGTTCTTCATCAACCAGGTCCTGACCCAGGCCGGCGGCAGAGCGCGAGCGATCATGAACAACGACAGGTCCGCTCTCGAAATTCCGGACGACGGATTCGCGCTCGGTTAA
- a CDS encoding thiolase family protein, producing the protein MQARDVVVIDGIRTAFGRAGEKGYFWLTRADDLVVKLIRELLRRNPLVTPDMVEENVWAATTQEGDQGLTMGRTTVLLSGLSDSCAGFSVDRMCAGGLTAVTAAASEIALGACDVAIAGGVEHMGHHPIAATATPNPRFLAEKIVSEDALVMGRTAECLHDMFPEITKEMADEYAYRSQLKTARAYAAGKIGKMIVPMTVYTREGWDVADRDQQPRPETTMEALRDLKTLFRARGRVTAGNSSGLNDGASGLLLTSLEKAKELGLAPKMRLVGYAYTGVKPEIMGYGPIPSTKKLFARTGLSMDDMSFVELNEAFAVQCLVFMKEFGMKLMDDERLNPLGGAIAFGHPLAGSGPRLVLHLLHHFAEHPEARYGLTALCVGLGQGASAIWENMQTEGR; encoded by the coding sequence ATGCAGGCGAGGGATGTGGTGGTCATTGACGGAATCAGGACCGCGTTCGGTCGGGCCGGCGAGAAAGGCTATTTCTGGCTGACGCGGGCCGACGATCTGGTGGTTAAATTGATACGGGAGCTGCTCAGGCGAAATCCCCTGGTGACTCCGGACATGGTCGAGGAAAACGTCTGGGCCGCCACCACCCAGGAGGGAGACCAGGGCCTTACCATGGGACGCACCACGGTGCTTCTGTCGGGGTTGTCCGATTCCTGCGCCGGCTTTTCGGTGGACCGCATGTGCGCGGGAGGACTGACCGCGGTCACCGCGGCGGCGTCGGAAATCGCCCTTGGAGCCTGCGATGTGGCCATTGCGGGCGGGGTCGAGCACATGGGACACCATCCCATCGCTGCGACCGCAACCCCCAACCCGCGCTTCCTCGCCGAGAAAATCGTCTCCGAAGACGCGCTGGTGATGGGCAGGACGGCCGAATGTCTTCACGACATGTTTCCCGAGATCACCAAGGAAATGGCCGACGAATATGCGTACCGCTCCCAGCTCAAGACCGCCCGCGCCTATGCGGCCGGCAAGATCGGCAAGATGATCGTGCCGATGACCGTGTACACCAGGGAAGGGTGGGATGTCGCGGACAGGGACCAGCAGCCCCGCCCCGAAACCACCATGGAGGCGCTGCGCGATCTCAAGACGCTCTTCCGCGCCCGGGGCAGAGTCACCGCGGGGAACTCATCGGGGTTGAACGACGGCGCCTCCGGGCTGCTGCTCACGAGCCTCGAGAAAGCCAAAGAGCTTGGCCTTGCGCCGAAGATGCGCCTGGTCGGCTACGCCTACACCGGGGTCAAACCCGAAATCATGGGTTACGGTCCGATCCCTTCCACGAAGAAGCTCTTCGCCAGGACGGGGCTTTCCATGGACGACATGAGCTTTGTCGAGCTCAACGAGGCCTTCGCCGTGCAGTGTCTTGTTTTTATGAAGGAATTCGGGATGAAATTGATGGATGACGAACGCCTCAACCCGCTCGGCGGCGCCATCGCCTTCGGCCATCCGCTGGCCGGTTCCGGTCCCAGGCTGGTTCTGCACCTGTTGCACCATTTCGCCGAGCACCCCGAGGCGCGCTACGGCCTGACCGCGTTGTGCGTCGGACTTGGACAAGGCGCATCCGCCATTTGGGAAAACATGCAAACCGAAGGCAGATAA